In SAR116 cluster alpha proteobacterium HIMB100, one DNA window encodes the following:
- a CDS encoding ABC-type nitrate/sulfonate/bicarbonate transport system, permease component (PFAM: Binding-protein-dependent transport system inner membrane component), with protein MLDFLSQERALIAAFIIFGLFVTLGVSLYIGLKQSVLRAKDEVFGDPERTKGGWYWALCGVSALLLIWFYFSWGMGRAYFPDAGNEMCQVAKIDEAMSPITAALPMQSRYYKSTTLVVRNVQQLDELEARLPEAVFSAAEQRRLLAAIDQTRAIISAFSNPDNQAPESFAALDRVAADLDQITNRISAGYDGLTPTSDALAQPKWGVADEEIGLLPMTPKGVLFDAVSQDIKDVAKRFLKLRNKSAEADQLIAATKADIAALKEGNKQPTGDEAVDKARAAYIKAVERIYKRVDDGTIFPADALDTVNASVQTLYRTVDDTKGSLGFIEAVFFPGEGVVKSKTICSEQGPGRWLPKPTDVVATFGKLANPDLEAGGGYKGTTLLWWKWLPVADVVAFLIPDGLIDMLPGDYARHQPDGSFVPNYKDKLLAFAQGEVYLGSVPMLDGHIWDSLFRVIVAMGFGILLGVPLGIYMGVSRFFKSFFDPLIELYRPVPPLAWAPLILTIFGIQDDGKIFLLFMVAFAIMVISARTGASGTQLSKIRASHSLGATDNQILRHVILPNAMPEILTGIRIAIGVCWGTLVAAEMLAGTTGVGFIENVARTVSDYELIWVTILIMGILGLVFDLIMRWVINKTIPWRGKG; from the coding sequence GTGCTTGACTTTTTATCACAAGAACGCGCGCTGATTGCCGCTTTTATCATTTTCGGCCTGTTTGTCACTTTAGGTGTTTCACTTTACATTGGCCTGAAACAATCTGTTCTGCGGGCCAAGGATGAAGTATTTGGCGACCCTGAACGCACCAAAGGGGGCTGGTACTGGGCATTATGCGGGGTATCGGCTCTGCTTCTGATCTGGTTCTATTTTTCCTGGGGTATGGGCCGGGCTTATTTCCCTGATGCTGGCAATGAAATGTGTCAGGTGGCAAAAATCGATGAAGCCATGTCACCGATTACTGCTGCCCTGCCGATGCAGTCTCGCTATTACAAGTCGACCACATTGGTGGTCCGTAACGTCCAGCAGCTGGATGAGCTTGAAGCACGTTTGCCTGAAGCTGTATTTTCTGCTGCAGAACAACGCCGCCTGCTAGCCGCCATTGACCAGACCAGAGCCATTATCTCTGCTTTTTCAAATCCGGATAACCAGGCTCCTGAATCCTTTGCCGCTCTAGACCGGGTGGCCGCAGACCTGGATCAGATCACCAACAGAATCAGCGCCGGATATGACGGTCTGACCCCGACATCAGACGCTCTTGCCCAGCCAAAATGGGGGGTAGCTGACGAAGAAATCGGGCTGCTGCCCATGACGCCTAAGGGGGTGCTGTTTGACGCTGTATCCCAGGACATCAAAGATGTGGCAAAACGCTTTTTGAAACTGCGCAATAAATCTGCTGAAGCTGACCAGCTGATCGCCGCAACCAAAGCTGATATCGCTGCCCTGAAAGAGGGTAATAAACAGCCAACAGGCGATGAGGCTGTGGACAAGGCGCGGGCAGCCTATATCAAGGCCGTTGAACGGATTTACAAACGTGTTGATGACGGCACCATATTCCCTGCTGATGCGCTGGATACGGTAAATGCATCTGTGCAGACCCTGTACCGGACTGTTGACGACACCAAGGGCAGCCTTGGCTTCATTGAAGCGGTGTTCTTCCCTGGCGAAGGTGTGGTCAAATCCAAGACCATTTGTTCTGAACAGGGTCCCGGACGCTGGCTGCCAAAGCCAACTGATGTTGTCGCTACTTTCGGCAAATTAGCAAATCCTGACCTGGAGGCGGGCGGCGGCTATAAAGGGACCACCTTATTATGGTGGAAATGGCTGCCTGTGGCCGATGTTGTGGCCTTCTTAATCCCTGATGGTCTGATTGACATGCTGCCTGGTGACTATGCCCGGCATCAGCCGGATGGCAGCTTTGTACCGAATTATAAAGACAAACTGCTGGCCTTTGCGCAAGGCGAAGTCTACTTAGGCTCTGTGCCTATGCTGGACGGCCATATCTGGGATTCTTTGTTCCGGGTAATTGTGGCGATGGGCTTCGGAATTCTGCTGGGTGTGCCATTGGGTATTTATATGGGCGTCTCACGCTTCTTCAAATCCTTCTTTGACCCGTTGATTGAACTTTACCGTCCTGTGCCGCCACTGGCCTGGGCTCCGCTTATTCTGACCATTTTCGGGATTCAGGATGATGGCAAGATCTTCTTGCTGTTCATGGTGGCCTTCGCGATTATGGTGATTTCTGCCCGGACCGGTGCATCTGGCACGCAACTCTCAAAAATCCGTGCCTCGCATTCTTTGGGCGCGACAGATAATCAAATCCTGCGTCATGTCATCCTGCCAAATGCAATGCCGGAAATCCTGACCGGAATCCGGATTGCTATCGGGGTGTGCTGGGGCACATTGGTGGCAGCT
- a CDS encoding ABC-type nitrate/sulfonate/bicarbonate transport system, ATPase component (PFAM: ABC transporter), with translation MSDLICDNLCMTFTNPQTGDAVEALKNVSFTLKQGELLSVLGPSGCGKTTLLNMVAGFINPTGGSVSLGQQVIDGPGVERGMVFQQGALFEWLPVAKNVDFGLRMKKMNDAEAEALVLKWLDIVGLQGFGDTPTYQLSGGMQQRVALARCLVNDPDVILMDEPLGALDALTREKMQSLILELWKETGKTIMIITHSVEEALLLGERLFVMAPRPGRIHKEYHLPFAEKGLTDSLREIKKLPEFSSVREEILTMIWDMEEEIMGGA, from the coding sequence ATGTCAGACTTAATCTGTGACAATCTGTGCATGACCTTTACCAACCCGCAAACGGGTGATGCGGTAGAGGCACTCAAAAATGTCAGCTTTACGCTGAAACAGGGTGAATTACTGTCCGTTCTGGGGCCATCAGGCTGTGGCAAGACAACCTTGCTGAATATGGTCGCTGGCTTTATCAACCCCACAGGCGGCTCTGTGTCATTGGGCCAGCAGGTTATTGACGGGCCAGGCGTGGAACGCGGCATGGTATTCCAGCAAGGCGCCTTATTTGAATGGCTGCCGGTTGCCAAGAATGTTGATTTTGGCCTGCGCATGAAAAAAATGAATGACGCTGAGGCTGAGGCCCTTGTCCTGAAATGGCTGGACATTGTTGGCCTTCAGGGCTTTGGCGATACTCCGACATATCAGCTGTCAGGTGGCATGCAGCAACGTGTGGCCCTTGCCCGTTGTCTGGTCAATGACCCTGATGTCATTTTGATGGATGAACCTTTGGGTGCGCTGGATGCGCTGACACGCGAAAAAATGCAGTCTCTGATTCTCGAACTCTGGAAAGAAACAGGCAAGACGATTATGATCATCACCCATTCTGTGGAAGAAGCGTTGTTGTTGGGTGAACGGCTGTTTGTTATGGCCCCGCGCCCGGGCCGGATTCATAAAGAATACCACCTTCCCTTTGCAGAAAAAGGACTGACCGATTCTTTGCGCGAGATTAAAAAACTCCCTGAATTCAGCTCAGTCCGTGAAGAAATTCTGACCATGATCTGGGATATGGAAGAGGAGATTATGGGCGGTGCTTGA
- a CDS encoding ABC-type taurine transport system, periplasmic component (PFAM: NMT1/THI5 like), with product MKSFITRTAAAAVAALTLSGAAQAADSVNVAFFLEWATPNQIAKVDKAYDEAMGVDVNWTDFSTGVAMTEAMLAGDIDIAYSQGLAPFVTAIQQGAPLKMVGVAVVYEANDCFVANGLGIDSSNASELEGKTVAVPLNTMADFSFRKQMAALNVDTSTMTIVDQAPPDGAVSLADGSVDMACIFGGASAKAAGEVGTPIMSTQQKTDAGIGSFDVISVTEKFANENPELVSSFLEVTEEANAAWMATPEQIRKVASDAGMDFTTTQNQMAGFLFPTVAEQAADYFGNDGIAAAAAESLGAVFVKTNIKNYKGSVGAAIDGSFLQ from the coding sequence ATGAAATCTTTCATCACACGGACAGCGGCAGCAGCCGTTGCGGCCCTCACATTGTCAGGGGCTGCACAGGCCGCAGACAGCGTGAATGTCGCTTTCTTCCTGGAATGGGCAACACCAAACCAGATCGCTAAGGTCGACAAGGCTTACGACGAAGCTATGGGTGTTGACGTTAACTGGACAGATTTTTCAACTGGTGTGGCAATGACAGAAGCCATGCTGGCAGGTGACATCGATATTGCCTACTCACAGGGTCTGGCGCCATTCGTAACTGCGATTCAGCAGGGCGCACCACTGAAGATGGTTGGTGTGGCTGTTGTTTATGAAGCAAATGACTGTTTTGTTGCAAACGGCCTGGGCATTGATTCATCTAACGCATCTGAACTGGAAGGTAAGACAGTTGCTGTGCCATTGAACACCATGGCTGACTTCTCTTTCCGCAAACAGATGGCTGCTCTGAATGTAGACACATCAACCATGACAATTGTTGACCAGGCTCCACCTGACGGTGCGGTTTCTCTGGCTGACGGATCTGTTGACATGGCCTGTATCTTTGGCGGTGCATCTGCGAAAGCTGCTGGCGAAGTGGGTACGCCTATTATGTCAACCCAACAGAAGACAGATGCAGGTATCGGCTCATTTGACGTGATTTCTGTGACCGAAAAATTTGCCAACGAAAATCCTGAGCTGGTCAGCTCTTTCCTGGAAGTGACAGAAGAAGCTAACGCCGCATGGATGGCGACTCCTGAGCAGATCCGCAAAGTGGCAAGCGATGCTGGTATGGATTTCACAACAACACAGAACCAAATGGCTGGTTTCCTGTTCCCGACCGTAGCAGAACAGGCTGCTGATTATTTCGGTAATGACGGGATTGCTGCAGCAGCAGCAGAATCTCTTGGTGCAGTGTTTGTGAAGACAAACATCAAGAACTACAAGGGGTCTGTTGGCGCTGCGATCGACGGCTCATTCCTGCAGTAG
- a CDS encoding adenosylmethionine-8-amino-7-oxononanoate aminotransferase (PFAM: Aminotransferase class-III), producing MPFDINSLENHWMPFSGNRDFKTNPRLVVKSEGMYCWDYKGGQLIDGSSGLFCTPAGHGRREIAEAVYKQMLDNDYIPHFQLGHPGSFELASRVARILPDPLNHVFFVNSGSESVETAMKIVMAYHRANGQSQRLRFVSRERAYHGVNMGGVSLAGMVKNRETFPVTLPNIVTMRHTHTPEQGFTKGQPATGAELAEDLTRICETYGGSTIAAVFVEPIAGSTGTLVPPQGYLQRLREICDEHGILLVFDEVITGFGRTGNAFASQSYDVTPDIITMAKALTNGAIPMGAVAVKDEIYDTVTNASPENAIEFFHGYTYSAHPAACAAGIATQKIYEEEGLFDRAADMSGYFLDAVWSLKDHPLVADLRGYGMMAGIELHHDGVPGRRGTQMQKDMFWNGLHVKFTGDNGILAPAFIAEKTHIDEIIDKFRKTLDQHVS from the coding sequence ATGCCATTTGATATTAACTCACTTGAAAATCACTGGATGCCATTTTCAGGTAACCGTGATTTTAAAACGAATCCACGCCTGGTGGTCAAATCAGAAGGCATGTATTGCTGGGATTACAAAGGCGGTCAATTAATCGACGGCTCTTCAGGCCTGTTCTGCACCCCTGCTGGTCATGGGCGCCGGGAAATTGCCGAGGCTGTGTATAAACAGATGCTGGATAATGATTACATACCGCACTTCCAGCTGGGCCATCCGGGTTCATTTGAACTGGCCTCTCGTGTGGCCCGCATCTTGCCGGATCCGCTGAATCATGTGTTTTTTGTGAATTCTGGCTCTGAGTCAGTTGAAACAGCGATGAAAATTGTCATGGCTTATCACCGCGCCAATGGCCAGTCTCAGCGTCTGCGCTTTGTCAGCCGCGAGCGGGCCTATCATGGCGTAAACATGGGTGGTGTCTCACTGGCAGGCATGGTGAAGAACAGAGAAACCTTCCCGGTCACGCTGCCAAATATTGTGACTATGCGTCATACCCATACCCCGGAACAGGGCTTCACCAAAGGCCAGCCGGCAACAGGTGCTGAACTGGCTGAAGATCTGACCCGTATTTGTGAAACCTATGGCGGCTCAACCATTGCCGCTGTTTTTGTTGAGCCAATTGCAGGCTCAACCGGGACATTGGTACCCCCGCAAGGCTATCTTCAGCGTCTGCGCGAAATTTGTGACGAACATGGCATTTTGCTGGTGTTTGACGAGGTCATCACCGGCTTTGGCCGAACCGGCAATGCGTTTGCCTCGCAAAGCTATGACGTCACACCAGACATCATCACTATGGCCAAAGCCCTGACCAACGGGGCGATCCCAATGGGCGCGGTTGCCGTGAAAGACGAAATTTATGACACAGTAACAAACGCGTCGCCTGAAAATGCGATCGAATTCTTCCATGGATATACCTATTCTGCACATCCGGCAGCTTGTGCTGCAGGGATTGCGACTCAGAAAATTTACGAAGAAGAAGGCCTGTTTGATCGGGCGGCTGATATGTCAGGCTATTTCCTGGATGCGGTCTGGTCTCTTAAAGATCATCCGCTGGTCGCCGATTTGCGCGGCTATGGCATGATGGCGGGGATTGAACTTCACCATGATGGGGTGCCTGGTCGCCGCGGCACGCAGATGCAGAAAGACATGTTCTGGAACGGTCTGCATGTCAAATTCACAGGTGATAACGGGATTTTAGCCCCTGCCTTTATTGCGGAAAAAACTCATATTGATGAAATTATTGACAAATTCCGCAAAACACTCGACCAGCATGTAAGCTGA